In the genome of Ancylomarina subtilis, one region contains:
- the rpsO gene encoding 30S ribosomal protein S15, producing MYLSAEKKQELFGTYGKSNKDTGAAESQIALFSYRISHLTEHLKKNRKDYSTQRALQLLVGKRRSLLDYLKAKDIERYRAIIKALNIRR from the coding sequence ATGTATTTATCAGCAGAAAAAAAGCAAGAGCTTTTCGGAACATACGGAAAGTCTAATAAAGACACTGGGGCTGCAGAATCTCAGATCGCTTTATTTTCCTACCGTATCTCTCATTTAACTGAGCACCTTAAGAAAAATAGAAAAGATTACAGTACCCAACGTGCGCTGCAATTGCTAGTAGGTAAAAGAAGAAGCCTATTAGATTACTTAAAAGCAAAAGATATCGAAAGATACCGTGCTATCATTAAAGCTTTAAATATTCGTCGATAA
- the pnp gene encoding polyribonucleotide nucleotidyltransferase: MNVIEKTIELGDGRSITIETGKLAKQADGAVVVKMGKTMLLATVVSAKSAKQDVDFMPLSVDYKEKFSALGRFPGGFMKREGRPSDYEILVSRLVDRALRPLFPEDYHADTFVSINLISADSDILPDALAGLAASAALAVSDIPFLEPISEVRVGRVDGQMIINPTRTELEAADLDMIVAATMENIMMVEGEMDEVSEAEMLEAIKFAHEAIKIQCQAQIELTEAVGKTVKREYCHEDNDEELRQLIVDKTYAKVLAAARLQNPNKHERSDAFAAIKEEFIAEYSEGKEDSEINLALIGRYYHDVEKDAVREMVLEDRVRLDGRQTDQIRPIWSEIDYLPGAHGSAVFTRGETQSLTSVTLGTKLDEKIVDDVLYRGKEKFVLHYNFPPFSTGDARPSRGISRREVGHGNLAFRALKGMIPEDSPYAIRVVSDILESNGSSSMATVCAGTLALMDAGIQIKKPVTGIAMGLISTEGAKKYAVLSDILGDEDHLGDMDFKVTGTRDGITATQMDIKVDGLPYEVLAQALDQARAGRLHILDKISETIEAPREDLKPHAPRIVSLSIPKDMIGAVIGPGGKIIQEIQETSGAVIVIEEIDGKGIVDISADNKEAIDIALGRIKGITAVPEVGTVYKGKVKSIVAFGAFVEVLPGKDGLLHISEIEHRRLNTVDEVLKEGDIIEVKLIGIDPKTGKLKLSRKVLLPKEEKN; the protein is encoded by the coding sequence ATGAACGTAATCGAAAAAACAATTGAATTAGGTGATGGAAGGTCCATCACAATTGAAACAGGTAAGTTAGCCAAACAAGCTGATGGAGCTGTTGTAGTAAAAATGGGTAAGACCATGTTGTTAGCTACCGTAGTATCTGCCAAAAGCGCAAAGCAAGATGTTGACTTTATGCCTTTGTCTGTTGACTACAAAGAAAAATTTAGTGCCCTAGGTCGTTTTCCTGGTGGATTTATGAAAAGAGAAGGTCGTCCTTCTGACTATGAGATTTTAGTATCCCGTCTTGTGGACCGTGCTCTACGTCCACTTTTCCCAGAAGATTATCACGCTGATACTTTTGTATCAATCAACCTAATCTCTGCGGATTCTGATATTTTACCAGACGCTCTTGCTGGTTTAGCTGCCTCTGCAGCTCTTGCAGTATCAGATATTCCATTTTTGGAACCTATCTCAGAAGTACGTGTAGGTCGTGTTGACGGTCAAATGATTATCAACCCAACTCGTACTGAATTAGAAGCTGCAGATCTAGATATGATCGTTGCTGCTACTATGGAAAATATTATGATGGTAGAAGGTGAGATGGATGAAGTTTCTGAGGCCGAAATGCTGGAAGCTATCAAATTCGCTCACGAAGCCATTAAGATTCAGTGTCAGGCTCAAATTGAGTTGACTGAAGCAGTTGGCAAAACTGTAAAAAGAGAATATTGTCACGAAGATAACGACGAAGAACTTCGTCAGTTAATCGTTGATAAGACATACGCTAAAGTATTAGCTGCAGCAAGATTACAAAACCCTAACAAGCACGAGAGATCAGATGCCTTTGCTGCTATTAAGGAAGAGTTTATTGCTGAATACTCAGAAGGAAAAGAAGATTCTGAAATCAACTTGGCATTAATTGGTCGTTACTACCACGATGTTGAGAAAGATGCTGTAAGAGAAATGGTATTGGAAGATCGTGTACGTCTTGACGGCCGTCAAACCGATCAAATTCGTCCAATCTGGTCAGAAATTGATTACCTTCCAGGTGCTCACGGATCTGCTGTATTTACTCGTGGAGAAACACAATCATTAACATCTGTTACTTTGGGAACTAAGTTAGATGAGAAGATTGTTGATGATGTATTGTACAGAGGAAAAGAGAAGTTTGTTCTTCACTACAATTTCCCTCCATTCTCAACAGGTGATGCACGTCCTTCACGTGGTATTAGCCGTAGAGAAGTAGGACATGGTAACCTAGCGTTCCGTGCTCTTAAAGGTATGATTCCTGAGGATTCTCCATATGCAATTCGTGTTGTTTCTGATATCCTTGAATCAAACGGTTCATCTTCAATGGCAACAGTATGTGCAGGTACATTAGCATTAATGGATGCAGGTATTCAAATTAAGAAGCCAGTAACAGGTATCGCAATGGGATTGATCTCAACTGAAGGAGCTAAAAAATATGCTGTTCTTTCGGATATCTTAGGTGATGAAGATCACTTGGGTGATATGGACTTTAAAGTAACAGGTACCAGAGATGGTATTACTGCGACTCAAATGGATATTAAAGTTGATGGACTTCCATACGAAGTATTGGCTCAAGCTTTGGATCAAGCTCGCGCAGGTCGTCTTCACATTTTAGATAAAATCAGCGAAACTATTGAAGCTCCTAGAGAAGATCTTAAACCTCACGCTCCTAGAATTGTATCACTATCTATTCCTAAGGATATGATTGGTGCAGTAATCGGACCAGGTGGAAAAATCATTCAAGAGATTCAGGAAACTTCAGGTGCTGTTATCGTTATCGAGGAAATTGACGGGAAAGGTATCGTTGATATCTCAGCTGACAACAAAGAAGCAATTGATATTGCATTAGGTCGTATCAAAGGTATTACCGCTGTTCCTGAAGTTGGAACGGTTTACAAAGGAAAAGTGAAATCGATAGTTGCCTTTGGTGCTTTCGTTGAAGTTCTTCCTGGTAAAGATGGTTTGCTTCACATTTCTGAAATAGAGCACCGTCGTCTGAATACAGTTGACGAAGTGTTGAAAGAAGGTGATATTATCGAAGTTAAACTAATCGGTATCGATCCTAAAACGGGTAAATTGAAACTTTCAAGAAAAGTTTTATTACCTAAAGAAGAGAAAAACTAG
- a CDS encoding ABC-F family ATP-binding cassette domain-containing protein, translated as MISINNLIVEFGGFTLFKDVTFIVNSRDRIGLVGKNGAGKSTLLKIFAGKQEATKGTVSIPNEVKVGYLPQQMKHEDGRTVIEEALTAFEEVIELEKEIANINNEIAERTDYESDDYMKLINRLTEKNDRFHMMGGENIQAEAERTLLGLGFLRSDFSRQTNEFSGGWRMRIELVKILLRRPDVFLLDEPTNHLDIESIQWLEDFLKTYPGAVVLVSHDRAFLDNITNRTVEISVGKIYDYKVSYSQYVALHAERREQQMKAYINQQKMIKDTEDFIERFRYKATKSVQVQSRIKQLEKIDRIEIDEVDNSKLNLKFPPAPRSGDLVCEVKDLSKAYGDHLVLKDLEFVIERGEKLAFVGKNGEGKSTLVKVLMGELDHTGVCKIGHNVKIGYFAQNQAMLLDGEKTVFDTIDDVAVGDVRTKIRDILGAFMFGGEDIDKKVKVLSGGERSRLAMIRLLLEPVNLLVLDEPTNHLDMKSKDVLKEALLKFDGTVIVVSHDREFLDGLSSKVYEFANQTIKEHLGGIYSFLQNKKMDSMRELDRKQQAAREEKVEIAPSENKMNYLERKEMSKQISKLERTVAKCEEMIAEYEEKIEEIEALLTDPKNQDQETFKAYDEAKKNLEDEMTNWEIWNEELEALILEKGE; from the coding sequence ATGATATCAATAAATAATCTCATTGTAGAATTTGGTGGTTTTACACTTTTTAAGGATGTTACTTTTATCGTTAATTCCCGAGACCGTATTGGTTTAGTTGGGAAAAATGGTGCAGGTAAGTCAACTCTTTTGAAAATTTTTGCTGGAAAGCAAGAGGCCACAAAAGGGACGGTTAGTATTCCCAATGAGGTTAAGGTTGGTTATTTGCCTCAGCAAATGAAGCATGAAGATGGACGGACTGTGATAGAAGAAGCTCTAACAGCCTTTGAGGAAGTGATTGAGCTTGAAAAAGAAATTGCGAATATCAATAATGAAATTGCTGAGCGTACCGATTACGAATCGGATGATTATATGAAGTTGATTAATCGATTAACTGAAAAGAATGATCGATTTCATATGATGGGAGGGGAGAATATTCAGGCTGAAGCGGAACGAACGCTTCTTGGTCTTGGGTTTTTGCGTAGTGATTTCAGTCGTCAAACCAATGAGTTTAGTGGCGGTTGGCGTATGCGTATCGAGCTGGTTAAAATCCTTTTACGTCGTCCTGATGTTTTTCTTCTCGATGAGCCAACGAATCATTTGGATATTGAATCCATTCAGTGGTTGGAAGATTTCCTGAAGACTTATCCCGGAGCTGTGGTTTTAGTCTCTCACGATAGAGCTTTTCTTGATAATATTACCAATCGTACGGTAGAGATTTCTGTTGGGAAAATATACGATTATAAAGTGTCCTATTCTCAATATGTTGCCTTACATGCCGAGCGTCGCGAACAGCAGATGAAAGCCTATATCAATCAGCAGAAGATGATTAAGGATACAGAGGATTTTATTGAGCGTTTTCGTTATAAAGCAACAAAATCGGTTCAGGTTCAGTCTCGTATTAAACAGCTTGAAAAGATTGATCGTATTGAGATTGATGAGGTTGATAATTCAAAGTTGAACTTAAAATTTCCTCCGGCACCCCGTTCTGGTGATTTGGTTTGCGAGGTTAAAGATTTAAGTAAAGCCTATGGTGATCATTTGGTTTTAAAGGATCTTGAATTTGTAATTGAGCGTGGGGAAAAATTGGCTTTTGTTGGTAAGAATGGTGAAGGGAAGTCGACTTTAGTAAAAGTATTGATGGGTGAGCTTGATCATACGGGTGTTTGTAAAATTGGGCACAATGTTAAGATCGGTTATTTTGCCCAAAATCAAGCCATGTTACTTGATGGTGAGAAAACGGTTTTCGATACTATTGATGATGTTGCGGTTGGAGATGTGAGAACCAAGATTCGTGATATTCTTGGCGCTTTCATGTTTGGAGGAGAAGATATTGATAAAAAAGTAAAGGTTTTGTCAGGAGGAGAGCGTTCGCGTTTGGCTATGATTCGTCTGCTGCTTGAACCCGTTAATTTACTTGTTCTCGATGAGCCTACGAATCATCTTGACATGAAATCGAAGGATGTGCTAAAGGAAGCGTTGTTGAAATTCGATGGAACTGTGATCGTTGTTTCTCACGATAGAGAATTCCTTGATGGCCTATCGTCAAAGGTGTATGAGTTTGCTAATCAAACCATAAAAGAGCATTTGGGCGGTATTTACTCTTTTCTTCAGAATAAGAAAATGGATAGCATGAGAGAGCTTGACAGAAAACAACAGGCTGCTCGCGAAGAGAAAGTAGAGATTGCTCCATCTGAAAATAAGATGAATTATCTTGAGCGTAAAGAAATGAGCAAGCAAATTTCAAAGCTTGAACGAACTGTGGCTAAGTGCGAGGAGATGATTGCTGAATACGAAGAAAAAATTGAAGAAATTGAGGCTCTTTTAACCGATCCTAAGAATCAGGATCAGGAAACTTTTAAGGCTTACGATGAGGCTAAAAAGAATCTTGAAGATGAGATGACCAATTGGGAGATCTGGAATGAAGAACTGGAAGCTTTAATTCTTGAAAAAGGAGAATAA
- the rlmD gene encoding 23S rRNA (uracil(1939)-C(5))-methyltransferase RlmD, with translation MGRKRNRKPLLENIEIVKLAAEGKAIAKVDEKVVFVTNVIPGDVVDVQVTKKRKSYMEGHPVVFHKYSDLRVDAFCEHFGVCGGCKWQNLPYEEQLNFKQQEVLDNLSRIGKIDLPEANPILPSAKTEFYRNKLEFTFSNKRYLTFDEINSDADIARTPALGFHVPRLFDKVVDINKCHLQAEPSNAIRLAIKEYAFANDLRFFDIRAQEGFLRTLVIRTSTTGDIMVIVVFYHEDVEKREGLMAHLAEKFPEISSLMYIINEKANDSITDQEVILYKGEDHIFEQMEDLRFKIGPKSFYQTNSEQAYELYSKTREFANIQKDEIVYDLYTGTGTIANFVARQAKKVIGIEYVPEAIEDAKLNSEINGIDNTVFFAGDMKNVLNVDFIAEHGHPDMMIVDPPRAGMHADVVETILQAAPNRIVYVSCNSATQARDLQMMDHAYKVTKVQAVDMFPHTHHVENIVLMEKR, from the coding sequence GTGGGACGTAAAAGAAACAGAAAACCCTTACTGGAAAACATTGAAATTGTAAAGTTAGCAGCCGAAGGAAAGGCCATTGCTAAGGTTGATGAAAAAGTTGTGTTTGTAACCAACGTGATACCTGGTGATGTTGTGGATGTACAGGTGACAAAGAAACGTAAAAGTTATATGGAGGGTCATCCTGTTGTCTTTCACAAATATTCTGACTTAAGAGTGGATGCTTTTTGTGAACACTTTGGTGTTTGCGGGGGATGTAAATGGCAAAACTTACCTTACGAGGAACAATTGAATTTCAAACAACAAGAAGTTCTTGATAACCTGAGTCGAATTGGGAAAATTGACTTACCCGAGGCAAACCCTATTTTGCCTTCTGCCAAGACTGAATTCTACCGCAACAAACTGGAGTTCACATTCTCAAATAAGCGCTACCTAACCTTTGATGAGATCAACAGCGATGCAGATATTGCACGAACTCCTGCATTAGGTTTTCACGTGCCTCGTCTGTTTGACAAGGTTGTTGATATCAACAAATGTCATCTTCAGGCAGAGCCTTCGAATGCGATTCGTTTAGCTATAAAAGAATATGCTTTCGCGAATGATTTGAGGTTCTTCGATATTCGTGCTCAGGAGGGATTTCTCCGTACGCTTGTTATTCGTACATCAACAACAGGTGACATCATGGTTATCGTTGTCTTCTATCACGAAGATGTTGAAAAACGTGAAGGTCTTATGGCTCACCTGGCTGAAAAATTCCCGGAAATTAGCTCACTAATGTATATCATTAACGAAAAAGCCAACGATTCGATTACCGATCAGGAGGTTATTTTATACAAAGGTGAAGATCATATTTTCGAACAAATGGAGGATTTGAGATTCAAAATTGGTCCCAAGTCATTCTACCAAACCAATTCAGAACAAGCCTACGAGTTGTATAGCAAAACCAGAGAGTTTGCAAACATCCAAAAAGACGAAATTGTATATGATTTATATACAGGTACCGGAACCATTGCCAACTTTGTGGCTCGTCAAGCTAAAAAGGTTATTGGTATTGAATATGTACCTGAGGCCATTGAAGATGCCAAACTGAATTCAGAAATTAACGGCATTGACAACACTGTTTTCTTCGCTGGCGATATGAAAAATGTACTGAATGTCGATTTTATTGCAGAACATGGTCATCCGGATATGATGATTGTAGATCCTCCAAGAGCGGGTATGCATGCTGATGTTGTTGAAACCATATTACAAGCTGCACCTAATCGAATTGTATATGTTAGTTGTAATTCTGCAACTCAGGCACGCGATTTACAGATGATGGATCATGCTTATAAAGTTACAAAAGTTCAAGCGGTAGATATGTTCCCTCATACACATCATGTGGAGAATATTGTACTGATGGAAAAACGATAA
- a CDS encoding PAS domain S-box protein — translation MGDDHFFPQSIFTKWQELLDLLSLTFDLPVTLIMHANEDSMEVFARCIGPDNPYRVGHVEEMAGLYCETVVKSEKKLLVSNALIDENWDHNPDLKFGMIAYLGFPLKYPNGDVFGTICALDSKENHFTKRIEEFLFKLKGIVELDIAAYYSYEGTRNKLTNAERDQFTMLNKAERILVDFELNKQKTQYENSRKDFAEVNVDLMEEDSKYKALFSSMNSGLVVYEPVFDEHGTLCDARYLDMNARNEELIGHKKNEIIGRTLLEVFPETDAIWISNFDQVFKKKKAINFEAYYSPLRKYFSVSAFLIEENVFAFSFHDITESVNIKQKLIDSEQKYKTLFNHSNTVMMLVDPKDSGIVDVNASAVKFYGFPKRVLLTMKMSDINTMTKEALQREIDLAVREKKNHFQLKHRLASGEIRDVEVYTGTFVSEGKTLLHSVIHDVTDRCLALEKVNRLSMVVEQSPVAIMMTDINGKITYCNAKLCEYTGYSVNELIGQNPRIFKSGKFSKEMYSKLWRTILSGEKWSGEFYNKKKNGSLYWESATIASIKNDKNEIVNFIKMGEDITERRRLENQLLQSKLKAEESDQLKSLFLANLSHELRTPLNGIMGFTNLMLADDISDEERKEYGAFVESSGNQLLTMMDGILKLSMIEAGNMSVKYSSFRVNDLLNEIVNYYERDIANKNLNLHLVCDCETIVSSDKKRIRQVFDILICNAIKFTEKGSIVLAAECKNKMLIFSVEDTGIGIAADNHTKVFERFSQVDNYSTRVFGGTGLGLALSKEIVTLLGGEIWIESEVGKGAKFIFTIPYIDKDEDENLN, via the coding sequence ATGGGTGACGATCATTTTTTTCCTCAATCGATTTTTACTAAATGGCAAGAATTATTAGACTTACTCAGTTTAACTTTTGATTTGCCAGTCACGCTCATTATGCATGCTAATGAAGATTCAATGGAAGTTTTTGCCAGATGTATTGGTCCTGACAACCCTTATCGTGTTGGACATGTCGAAGAAATGGCCGGACTTTATTGTGAAACAGTAGTCAAAAGTGAGAAGAAGTTGTTAGTCTCCAATGCACTTATTGATGAAAATTGGGATCATAATCCTGATCTTAAATTTGGAATGATTGCTTACTTGGGATTTCCTTTAAAATATCCTAATGGTGATGTTTTTGGTACAATCTGTGCCCTTGATAGCAAAGAAAATCATTTTACGAAACGGATTGAGGAATTTCTTTTCAAACTTAAGGGCATTGTAGAATTAGATATTGCTGCCTATTATTCCTATGAAGGCACAAGGAATAAACTTACTAATGCAGAGCGTGATCAGTTTACCATGCTGAACAAGGCCGAACGAATACTAGTGGATTTTGAGTTAAATAAACAAAAAACACAGTATGAAAATTCAAGAAAGGACTTTGCAGAAGTGAATGTTGACTTGATGGAGGAGGATAGTAAGTATAAGGCTCTTTTTTCATCTATGAATTCGGGTTTAGTTGTTTACGAACCTGTTTTCGATGAGCATGGAACTTTGTGTGATGCAAGATATCTGGATATGAATGCCAGAAATGAGGAACTGATTGGACATAAAAAAAATGAAATAATAGGAAGGACTCTTTTAGAAGTTTTTCCGGAAACGGATGCGATTTGGATTTCAAATTTTGATCAGGTTTTTAAGAAAAAGAAAGCAATCAATTTTGAAGCCTATTATTCCCCATTGAGAAAGTACTTTTCTGTGAGTGCTTTTTTAATCGAAGAGAATGTCTTTGCGTTCTCATTTCATGATATCACGGAGTCTGTTAATATAAAACAGAAGTTGATAGATAGTGAGCAGAAATACAAGACATTATTTAACCACAGCAATACTGTAATGATGCTTGTGGATCCTAAAGATAGTGGTATTGTTGATGTTAATGCTTCAGCAGTAAAATTTTATGGGTTTCCTAAGAGGGTTTTATTGACGATGAAGATGAGTGATATCAATACCATGACAAAAGAAGCGCTTCAACGTGAAATTGATTTGGCCGTAAGAGAAAAGAAGAATCATTTTCAATTGAAGCATCGCTTGGCATCGGGTGAGATTCGGGATGTAGAGGTTTATACAGGAACATTTGTTTCGGAAGGTAAAACGTTATTGCATTCGGTTATTCATGATGTGACGGATAGATGTTTGGCATTAGAGAAAGTGAATCGATTATCGATGGTTGTAGAGCAAAGCCCTGTCGCTATTATGATGACGGATATTAATGGGAAGATAACGTATTGTAATGCCAAGCTTTGTGAATATACCGGTTACTCCGTTAATGAGTTGATTGGACAAAATCCAAGGATCTTTAAGTCCGGAAAATTTTCAAAGGAAATGTATTCAAAATTATGGCGTACGATTTTATCCGGAGAAAAGTGGAGTGGGGAATTTTATAATAAGAAAAAGAATGGCAGTTTATATTGGGAATCAGCAACGATAGCTTCTATAAAAAATGATAAAAATGAAATCGTCAATTTTATCAAGATGGGGGAGGATATTACCGAGAGAAGACGTCTGGAGAACCAGTTATTGCAATCGAAATTGAAAGCTGAGGAAAGTGATCAGCTTAAGAGTTTATTTTTGGCAAATTTAAGTCATGAACTGCGAACACCCCTAAATGGCATAATGGGGTTTACAAATCTCATGTTAGCAGATGATATTTCGGATGAAGAGCGAAAAGAGTATGGTGCTTTTGTAGAATCTTCAGGTAATCAATTGTTGACGATGATGGATGGAATCCTAAAGCTGTCGATGATTGAGGCCGGGAATATGAGTGTCAAATATTCCAGTTTTAGAGTTAACGATTTATTAAATGAAATCGTTAACTATTATGAAAGGGATATAGCAAATAAGAACCTTAACTTGCATTTGGTTTGCGATTGCGAAACCATTGTAAGTAGTGATAAAAAACGTATTCGTCAAGTCTTTGATATTTTGATTTGTAATGCGATAAAATTTACCGAAAAAGGCAGCATTGTACTGGCGGCGGAATGTAAAAATAAGATGTTAATTTTTTCTGTAGAGGATACAGGTATTGGAATCGCTGCTGATAATCACACTAAAGTGTTTGAGCGCTTTAGTCAGGTCGACAATTATTCGACAAGAGTATTTGGTGGAACCGGGTTGGGCTTAGCGCTTTCTAAAGAAATTGTGACTTTGTTAGGGGGAGAGATCTGGATTGAATCGGAAGTTGGAAAAGGAGCTAAGTTTATATTCACGATACCCTATATCGACAAAGATGAGGATGAAAATTTGAACTAA
- a CDS encoding S9 family peptidase — MNKFLSILTLIVFFNLSVKAEKKTDKKTIILRDWLQTEAISINLPAFNNSPNINGQLFHLKELLQENYLNKEKLRPSANEILTWNNTNLKWNKAKLSKKGYLNADGTANSLSYFVSYISVEQWAKAKLIINAFPMLELYLDGKKIASHYNQESEKAKEISSNITLEPGKHYILIKVLSENKKNSFNLKLQAEKAWSVKDFTFSTNPEHFITINNVLDGTKVSSSQLSANGQLALISYSRTLPPSDKTEHWKEIIDIRNHHIFHSFRGTNLAGIKWLPKGNQISYTKNYNDKTSIFIYDLDKGTEKELTNNIEDFEDYSWTPDAKNIIYSQAKDHSKEWKIRKIQGMEDRLPGFRYRSFLFKLNVNSGVKQRLTFGNLSTQLNDISSDNRHILFSQSRPDYNEYPYSKQNLYQMDIETFKVDTIWKDKLFGGTALYSPDETEILVQGGPSCFGKLGENIGKQKLANNYDGQLYIMDLKTSQVKPITYHFNPAVGATVWNKKDGHIYFTANDKDYVRLFKYNLNDQSFTKLNISSDVVKNFDISSDGSTLSYIACSISSPYKAYTYDFAKAESTKLSDPEKKKFEQVKFGKTEDWNFTKEDGKTIMGRVYYPPNFDANKKYPMIVNYYAGTVPVERSFGGRYPLNLYAAMGYVVYLLQPSGATGFGQEFSAEHQNNWGITTADEIIEGTKQFIASHPFVNADKIGCIGASYGGFMTMLLQTRTDIFAAAISHAGISDITSYWGEGYWGYTYSVNATGQSFPWSHRKIFVDQSPLFSADKVTTPMLLIHGSVDTNVPLGESIQMYQALKLLGKEVDFVQVKNQNHHILNYTQRILWNNTIFAYFAKHLKDQREWWNALYPDQNL, encoded by the coding sequence ATGAACAAATTCCTTTCAATTCTGACACTCATTGTCTTCTTTAACTTAAGTGTTAAAGCTGAGAAAAAAACAGACAAAAAAACAATTATCTTGAGAGATTGGTTACAGACTGAAGCTATTTCAATTAATCTTCCGGCTTTTAATAACAGTCCGAATATCAATGGGCAGCTCTTCCATTTAAAGGAGTTACTTCAGGAAAATTATCTTAATAAAGAGAAATTAAGACCATCGGCCAATGAGATTTTAACCTGGAACAATACAAATTTGAAATGGAACAAAGCCAAACTCTCAAAGAAAGGCTATTTGAATGCTGATGGTACAGCTAATAGTCTGTCCTATTTTGTATCCTACATTAGTGTAGAACAATGGGCAAAAGCCAAGTTAATTATCAATGCATTTCCAATGCTTGAGTTGTATTTGGACGGAAAAAAAATTGCCTCACACTACAATCAGGAAAGTGAAAAAGCGAAAGAAATTTCTTCCAATATCACATTAGAACCGGGTAAGCATTACATCCTAATTAAAGTCTTATCTGAAAACAAAAAAAACAGTTTCAATTTAAAACTGCAGGCAGAAAAAGCATGGTCAGTTAAAGACTTTACTTTTTCAACAAATCCGGAACACTTCATCACAATTAACAACGTGCTTGACGGGACTAAAGTATCTTCAAGCCAACTTTCGGCAAATGGACAGCTTGCCCTAATTTCTTATTCAAGAACCCTCCCTCCATCAGACAAAACTGAACATTGGAAAGAGATCATAGACATCAGGAATCACCATATTTTTCACTCATTCCGAGGAACAAATCTGGCTGGCATCAAATGGCTACCTAAGGGAAATCAAATTTCTTACACAAAGAATTATAACGACAAAACGTCCATTTTCATATATGATCTGGATAAGGGAACCGAAAAAGAGCTCACAAACAATATTGAAGATTTTGAGGATTACTCCTGGACACCTGATGCAAAAAACATCATCTACTCCCAAGCAAAAGATCACTCTAAAGAATGGAAGATCAGAAAAATTCAGGGTATGGAAGATCGTTTACCCGGATTTAGATATCGTAGTTTTCTGTTTAAACTAAACGTGAATAGTGGCGTAAAGCAAAGATTAACATTTGGAAATCTTTCTACTCAATTAAACGATATCAGCTCAGACAACCGACATATTCTTTTTTCACAATCGAGACCTGATTATAATGAATACCCATACAGCAAACAGAATCTTTATCAAATGGATATCGAAACCTTTAAGGTTGATACCATCTGGAAAGACAAACTATTTGGGGGGACGGCGCTCTATTCTCCTGATGAAACTGAAATTCTGGTACAAGGAGGTCCATCGTGCTTTGGGAAATTAGGTGAGAATATTGGAAAACAAAAGTTAGCCAACAATTACGATGGACAACTATATATTATGGACTTAAAAACAAGTCAGGTTAAGCCCATCACATATCATTTCAACCCTGCAGTCGGAGCCACAGTGTGGAATAAGAAAGACGGGCACATCTATTTTACAGCAAATGATAAAGATTACGTTCGCTTGTTTAAATATAACTTAAATGATCAATCGTTTACCAAACTAAACATCAGTAGTGATGTGGTTAAAAATTTTGATATTTCAAGCGATGGCTCAACGCTATCCTATATTGCCTGCAGCATATCAAGTCCATACAAAGCTTACACTTATGATTTTGCGAAAGCTGAATCAACAAAACTATCTGACCCTGAAAAGAAAAAATTTGAACAGGTTAAATTCGGGAAAACAGAAGATTGGAATTTCACTAAGGAAGATGGAAAAACAATTATGGGTCGTGTTTATTATCCGCCAAATTTCGACGCAAATAAAAAGTACCCAATGATCGTCAACTATTATGCCGGTACCGTTCCTGTTGAACGCAGTTTTGGTGGACGTTATCCTTTAAACTTATATGCTGCAATGGGCTATGTTGTTTATTTACTACAACCCAGTGGTGCAACGGGTTTCGGGCAAGAGTTTTCAGCAGAACACCAAAACAACTGGGGTATTACTACTGCCGATGAAATTATCGAAGGAACCAAACAATTCATTGCATCTCACCCATTTGTAAACGCAGATAAAATTGGATGTATTGGTGCATCATATGGTGGATTTATGACCATGTTGCTACAAACCAGAACAGATATCTTTGCCGCAGCAATTTCTCATGCAGGTATTAGTGATATTACTTCGTATTGGGGAGAAGGCTATTGGGGATATACCTACAGTGTTAATGCCACAGGACAATCATTCCCATGGAGTCACCGTAAAATATTTGTTGATCAAAGCCCCTTGTTTAGCGCTGATAAAGTAACAACACCTATGCTACTTATTCACGGTAGTGTAGATACCAATGTGCCTCTTGGAGAAAGTATTCAGATGTACCAGGCTCTTAAACTTTTAGGAAAAGAAGTTGATTTTGTGCAAGTTAAAAATCAAAATCATCATATTTTAAACTATACGCAACGTATTTTATGGAACAATACCATTTTTGCATACTTTGCGAAACATCTAAAAGATCAAAGAGAGTGGTGGAATGCTCTATATCCCGATCAGAACCTCTAA